The following nucleotide sequence is from Mangifera indica cultivar Alphonso chromosome 1, CATAS_Mindica_2.1, whole genome shotgun sequence.
AGCGGAGGATGGCAAAAATTTAATAGCTCTTGTGAGTGAGACTTTTGGTCATATAGTTCAAAcccaatattataattattctcAATTTGACAACAACCAGCATTCTCTTTGGAGGGACTTGAGATCTTATGCTGGTTTCATCCTGGATGGTTTCCTTTTCCCACAAATCCTCCTCAACATGTTCTACAACTCAAGAGAAAATGCACTTTCTTGCTTCTTTTACATCGGATTCACCTTGGTTCGCTTGGTGCCACATGCATATGACCTTTATAGGACTCACAACTATGTCCAAAATTTTGATGGTTCATACATATATGCAGACCCTGCTGCAGATTTTTACTCCACTGCTTGGGATGTCACCATCCCACTTGTTGGCATCCTTTTTGCCGCAATCATATACCTCCAGCAGAGATTTGGCGGACGGTGTTTCCTTCCTTGCAGGTTCAGGGAGGTGGAAGTAGTTTATGAGAAGGTACCCGAAGCTAGTGAAGAATAAAATGAGTGTCGTTGGTGTAATATAGTAAACTTTGTATTGCATTTTTTACTTCTGCCTGATTCCATGCTGGTGAAGTTGTACTGGAAAACCTCTTTGTAAACCAAGACTATGTGCTCCAAGAAATGAGAAGTATCTTGTAATATTATCTTGGATCTTTGTAACTGAGCTATTAAAAGGGTGTAAATTATCCGGTAGCTATTAAAAGAATGTAATGAACTTTTTGGGTCTGTGGGTTTTTTTTAGTGTTAGCAAAGAGTTTTGTCGCTTTTCTTTTCTAACAGTGGTATAGctgtaaaaattaatttataaattgattcaattttcaGTATGATACTTTGGGCTTTTTGGGTTTGAGTGTTAGTAAGAAATTTTGTGGTTATTCTTCCATTAAAGTCACATAGttgcaaaaaataatttattaatttattggaTTTTAGAATATTCTACTCTAGGGGCTAAAccaaatatttatgtattttctttttagttggGCTTGTTTGATGGTGTTGCCTCCCGCAAGACTCATGACTTGAGGAGAGGCAAGTTTGATTTAAGGAAAAACTTGATTCAAAAGAGGAGTTTCGAGATTTAGTTTGCATGAAgtaaataccataaaatgtgAGCAGGTATGTCTAGTATTTACAAATTTGAGAGTCCTTAATTTGAtgtaaaaaatagttttatgaCATTACAAAATACAATTTATGATTTGTTGGTGTAAAAAGGATCAAATGAGATGTTAGAAGATATTTAATTgagaaaatgattgatttagagtaatattcaaaagaaaattgttagtacCATTAAATTAACCTTATCCTCACATTAAAATCGATTGTGagataagtttgaaaatatttatagatcAAAGTCATTGATTAATAGATTATGTTTAAAGATGAATATGTATCTATCTTAAACAAAAAGGGTAGGAGATAAATTTAAGCTCCAATAAAGGACATGACCAGAACAATACATAAGTActgtaagagtaaaattatgtgcaccTACTAACTTGTGAACTAAAGAAAAGTTTTACTGtatgattaattatttgtctttaatataaaattatttaattatataataacacaacagatacttacatataattttgttgttattgcaTCTAGGAATCCCTCGAGAGGGGGTTGGAAATAGtagaatttatgtaaaaaaaaaaaaaagataatataagtaTCTGAAACTGTATTCTCCAAACTAAGCGTGTGCATTTATTTTCCTACACAATTCAAAGTACTTATTTGAAGCAAACAAAGCTTAACATGCTTAACGTTTCTATGCTCTGAAAATCATAATCAACCAGAAGAACAAACCTGGAAAACAGAAAAGGGAAAATACATAAGAGAATACTAAGAACGATAAGTGATAGGAATCAGCATCAAGTCTGTTTTCATTCCTAAAGTTATACCAAAGACGTCACTTATGTCTATATCATCAGGATTCATCCCATTCGGAAGCTTCCAATCAAAATGGTAAAGAAGTTGTGCGAGTGGCAGCTCAATATTTGGTAGTGCAAACGTTAAGCCTGGACAAATTCTCCTTCCAGCTCCAAATGGAATGTATTCGAAATCCATCCCCCTGAAATCAATTGAGCTGTTAAGGAATCTCTCAGGATGGAATGTCTCAGCGTCATTCCAGTATCCAGGATCTCTTCCAATTGCCCATCCGTTGACAATGACTCTGGTTTTCTCAGGAATCTTGTACCCGTTAATCTCACAACTCTCTCTGCATTCCCTTGGAAGTAAAAGAGGTACAGGAAAGCGCAGCCTCAGGGTTTCTTTTAGCACTAATTTTAAGTACTTCAATtcctgaatttcagtttcatcaaCATTTCCTTTTGTTAGAGAATTGAGGCTCTTTGTGTCATTTTACATAATAGTTACAAAATATTAGTCAAAGCAGTAAATATGTTTTTGGTAAAAATACTTTATGATCCTTAATATTAGGATTTTTGTTGACTTTTGGTTGTACAAATGAAGCTTGCTGATGTCATGTACTGCTTTTGGATGTATGTATAACTCATTTTACGAAAATTAAAAGCAGATTTGAAGTCCATTAgcttatctttttctctttctttctttccctgTTTTTCCTCTGCTTTCCATAAGTTTGCTGGATCTGAAAATTTCCAGATTTctttgagttttatgaaactattGTTTAATTCTTATTACAAtatcatggtatcagagcatgttTAGTGATCTTAAGGGGCTgtattagaagaagaagaaaaaaagccTTTACCTCATAACTCCTTCATCTAAGCTCACGATGGCCTCATCCTCTTCTAATCTTTCACCACCTCTCTATAATGGTGACTGTTATCATATTTGGGCTATAAAAATGAAAGCTTTTCTAAAAGGAGTAGGTCTCTGGCAGTATGTTGAAGAGGAGAAGCTGCCTCCTCAACTGGGACCCAATCCCACCTTAAATCAGCTCAGAATGCATGAAGAAGAGATGACTAAGGCTCCTAGAGCTCTTTCCATAATACACCAGGGAGTCacaaatgttatttttacaaaaatagttGATTGTGATACTGCTAAACAAGCTTGGGACAGACTCAGAAAAGACTCTCTTGGAAATGAGAGATCAAGGCAAATGCATGTCTTAAATCTCATGAGAGAATTTGAGACCTTGAAAATGAGGGAAATTGAAACCATAAACTAATAGAGTGATGAAGGTAGTCAACCAAATAAGATTGATTGGAGAGACACTTACTGATCAAAGAGTTGTGGAAAAGATTTTAGTGAGTATTCCAGAGAGGTATGAATCAAAAATTTCCTCTCTTGAAGACTCTAAAAATCTCTCTGAACTTACTTTAACAGAGGTGGTAAATGCCTTTAAAGCTCTAGACCAAAGAAGAATGAACAGAAGGGGCTTTTAATGTAAAGCACCAAGAGAAAACTCTCGGCAGTGGCTTGGGTAGAAAGTAAGGCCTGgagaaaaaagaggaaaaaagggAGAAAGGAAAGCAGtgggaaaagaaaacaaagtttgCTCCTTGTCCTTactgcaagaaaaaaaatcatactccaAATTTTTGTTAGTGTAGGCCTAATGCAAAATGTAAGGTCTGCAATCAACAAGGTCATGTGGAAAAAGTTTGCAAGAGCAAAAGAGATCAACAAGGACAACAAGTCAGAGTAGTAGAGAAGCTTGAGGAATCAagtgaaaatttgtttgttgCCTTTTATTGtgcaaaaaacaataaaaatggtGAATGACTGATTGACAGTGGGTGCACTAATCCTATGACTTTTGATATTGATGTCTTCAAGGAGTTAAACAAATCCTACTCTTCAAAAGTAAGGATTGGAAATGGTGAACTGGTCAATGTTCAAGGCAAAGGCACTACTGTTATTGAAACTTCACAAGGTACAAAACTTATTCAAGATGTTCtttatatacttgatataagtCATAATCTGTTAAGTGTAGGACAAATGTTAGAGCAAggatattttcttcattttttagatCATGCCTGCACTATAAATGATCCTATGGGAAATAAAGTAACGGCAGTAAACATGATAGATAAAAACTTTGTCATAAACTGGAATCAAACCAGTTTAAATGCCTTTCACCATCTGGAAAGTGATTCAACATTATGGCATAAAAGGTTTGGTCATTTTAGCTATTCTACCTtgaaaaatatgcaaaatagTGATCTTGTGTTGAACTTGCCTCCTATTGAAATTCCAAAACATGTATGTGATGTATGCCATCTTGGGAAGCaaacaaaattacctttttcaaAAGGCAAATGGAGGGCTAGTGAGAAACTTCAGTTGATTCACACTGATTTGTGTGGACCTATGAGTGTGCAATCATTGAATGACAACCTATACTTTATGCTTTTCATAGATGACTTCTCTAGATACTGTTGGATTTATTTTCTGAAACAGAAATCAAAAGCCTTAGAagtattcaaaaaatttaaagctGCTGTTGAAAAACaaataggaaacaaaattaaaatgctcAGATCAGACAATGGTGGTAAGTTCACTTCGAATGCATTTGCTTTATTTTGCAAACAAGAAGGGATTATGCATCAATTGACCACTCCTTACACTCCACAGCAAAATGGTGTGAGTGAGAGGAAGAATAGGTCAGTGATGGACATGTCAAGATGTCTAATGATTGAAAAAGGGTTACCAAAAACCTTTTGGGCTGAGGCAGCAAATACATTAGTTTACTTGTTGAACATGCTGCCCACTAAAGCCATGAATAATGTAACTCCCTTTGAAGTTTGGCATGGTTTTAAACCATCAATTGATCATCTCAGAGTATTTGGGAGTGTATGTTATGCTCTTGTGCCAAGTGAGAAAAGGAGCAAGTTAGATAACAGATCAGAACAAGGGATTCTTGCAGGCTACAGTTTGGTTTCAAAGGGGTATAAGATCTATAATCCTAAGACTCAAAAGCTGCAAGTTAatagaaatgttaaaattgatgAGCTAGCTGTATGAAATTGGGAAAGAAATGAAGCTGTCTTAACTGATTCCACTCAGACTACTTCAACTagctcttaatttgaaaatgagcataatgatgatggtgatgaggAAGATGTATCAATTAGAGGAACTAGATCCCTTGCAGATATTTACAACAGGTGCAATGTAGCCTTACTTGAGCCTTATTCTTATGAGGAAGCTGTAAAGAAATTTGAGTGGAGAAAAGCCATGCAAGAAGAAATCAACAtgattgaaaagaataaaacatggCAGCTTGTGAAGAGACCTGAAAATCAAAAGGTCTTAGGTGTCAAAT
It contains:
- the LOC123195754 gene encoding cytochrome P450 71D10-like, whose product is MALQWAMTELMRNPRVMKEAQAEVRRVFDGKGNVDETEIQELKYLKLVLKETLRLRFPVPLLLPRECRESCEINGYKIPEKTRVIVNGWAIGRDPGYWNDAETFHPERFLNSSIDFRGMDFEYIPFGAGRRICPGLTFALPNIELPLAQLLYHFDWKLPNGMNPDDIDISDVFGITLGMKTDLMLIPITYRS